One segment of Candidatus Eisenbacteria bacterium DNA contains the following:
- a CDS encoding phosphoenolpyruvate carboxykinase, producing MATQPRFPEEPERFFNPSPAELKELVAAMPNARWTSFGNLNTKIKTKARSKASTYIVTDNPDLATDQCISKEEGRRIAELQDRYIESQDMIIVDGFIGSDPWFRTPVRLSIEKSNANIAAMQQQLYYTDDPAVGQPDFKPELTVIYTPNLKAEGYPNDRIITVDLDAGVTRVLNSDYFGEAKKGGLRMWNKIVYDRGGLALHAGCKIIPVDGRSRVGLIVGLSGTGKTTTTFTRQNESQPVQDDFVALMPNGRIYTSEDGCFAKTYGLDPEHEPVIYKAVTDASSYLENVSQDENGKVDFFDDTYTQNGRATFNLDKIGMAADPNTIDHASFLLLLNRNDNIIPAVARLKGAQAAAYFMLGETRGTSAGGVEEAGKSLRVPGTNPFFPLRHGLQGNRFLEILEQSRMEVYLMNTGRIGGSDGDPSSRKIKIHHSSAIVKAIAEGTIEWERDPDFGYDIAKHVPGIEAADQSLLNPWHLYVKDGRQEEYLNLVAIFKTDREAHLRKYPALDEVIVQAVRG from the coding sequence ATGGCGACGCAACCTCGTTTCCCCGAAGAGCCCGAACGGTTTTTTAATCCCAGCCCGGCCGAGTTAAAGGAGCTTGTGGCGGCGATGCCTAATGCGCGCTGGACCTCCTTCGGCAATCTCAATACAAAGATCAAGACCAAGGCGCGCAGCAAGGCGAGTACCTATATCGTTACCGACAACCCCGATCTTGCGACCGATCAATGCATCTCCAAAGAAGAGGGCAGACGCATCGCAGAACTCCAAGACCGGTATATCGAGAGCCAGGATATGATCATCGTGGATGGCTTCATAGGAAGCGACCCCTGGTTTCGAACACCGGTGCGTCTCTCCATTGAAAAGTCAAATGCCAACATCGCCGCGATGCAGCAGCAGCTTTATTACACCGATGACCCCGCCGTGGGACAGCCCGATTTCAAGCCGGAGCTCACGGTGATTTACACGCCGAATCTCAAGGCGGAGGGGTATCCAAACGACCGGATTATCACCGTCGATTTGGATGCCGGCGTCACACGGGTTCTCAATTCCGACTATTTTGGAGAGGCGAAAAAGGGCGGCCTCCGAATGTGGAATAAGATTGTCTATGATCGCGGCGGCCTTGCCCTTCATGCCGGATGCAAGATTATCCCGGTCGACGGGCGCTCCCGGGTCGGCCTCATCGTCGGCCTGTCGGGTACAGGAAAAACAACAACAACCTTCACACGCCAGAACGAATCCCAGCCGGTCCAGGATGATTTTGTGGCTCTGATGCCGAACGGCCGGATTTATACATCCGAAGACGGCTGCTTCGCCAAAACCTACGGCCTCGATCCGGAGCATGAGCCGGTTATCTATAAGGCCGTCACCGACGCCTCTTCCTATCTGGAGAATGTGTCGCAGGATGAAAACGGCAAAGTCGATTTTTTCGACGATACGTATACACAGAACGGCCGCGCGACCTTCAATCTCGACAAGATCGGGATGGCCGCTGATCCGAACACCATCGACCACGCCTCATTTCTGCTGCTCCTCAACCGCAATGATAATATCATCCCCGCCGTCGCCAGGCTGAAGGGAGCCCAAGCGGCCGCCTACTTTATGCTGGGTGAGACGCGCGGCACAAGCGCCGGCGGTGTCGAAGAGGCCGGCAAGAGCCTGCGCGTGCCGGGAACCAATCCCTTCTTCCCTCTCCGGCACGGTCTCCAGGGAAACCGGTTCCTTGAAATCCTCGAGCAGAGCCGGATGGAAGTCTATCTGATGAATACAGGCCGGATCGGCGGAAGCGACGGCGACCCGAGCAGCCGAAAGATCAAGATCCACCATTCCAGCGCCATTGTAAAAGCGATCGCCGAGGGCACGATCGAGTGGGAAAGAGATCCTGACTTCGGCTACGACATCGCCAAGCATGTACCGGGGATTGAAGCAGCCGATCAGAGCCTATTGAACCCATGGCACCTCTATGTGAAGGATGGCCGGCAGGAGGAGTACTTGAATCTGGTGGCGATCTTCAAGACGGATCGGGAAGCGCATCTCCGCAAATACCCGGCGCTGGATGAAGTGATTGTCCAGGCCGTCCGCGGCTGA